The genomic DNA ATTTTGAAGGCAAAGAAGCCAAGAGCTACAGCCAAGACAATCCAAAAGGTGATGACGGATTTTTTGTATCGATATAAAAAAGTGCCGACATTATGTAAGGTCCTGTTATTCATTTTTTCCTCCCATTTTCCAAATTCTTGCCTAATTTTATTATACACTTCATTCCATTAGAGATGGTGCTTTCCTTTTGTGGGATGTTTTCTTTTTATAAATGTTCACATTTGGACAGAAAAAGAGGTGACCGATGTATGCCTGGATGGCTTACGGTCACCGACAATGAGTTCGGCTGTATTTTAACATGCAAAAACATTCACTCAATAAACCTGTATCCCCCCAGGAGGTATTGAGCAGAATGGCATGATCACAAATTAGTCTTTACCTTTTCCCCCAGCACAAGTACAACCTACAATTATCAATAAAATGAACAATACGACGATGATGACGAAACCATATCCGTCCCATCCACCATATCCGTCGTGATAACCATGATGCATTGGATAACAGTGATCATATCCATAATCCATCATTTCTTTTTTCTTAGGCATATATTTTTTCATCTTTTCCAAGAGAATTCCCCTCCAATATTTGATATAATCTGGTCTGTCATACTACCAAAATATGTACAATTGCCTTATTGGCAACGGGGACACTCGTGGAATTTTTGTGTACAAACCCATTTTAAAAGAGGTGCAGGATGATCATTACAACAGGAGGAAAGGCAAGAAGTCACTTGCGTTCCAGAGCAAGAGAGCTTGGGATGGAGCTTGGAATCAAATACATCGAGCGGAGCAATCAATCGATTGAGAAATTACTGGAAATGACAGGAGAAGGGATCGTGGTTGTCGAAAAGGAACGAATTAAATTATATGCACAGAGTGATGAAGACCCGATCTTCTTTCATCCGAATTCCTCGATGTTCAGAATCAAACGGCTGCAAAAAGGTGAAGACGATCCACTCATCCGGAATACTGGCTTGCAGGAAGGTATGTCTTTCCTTGACTGTACACTTGGCTGGGCATCAGACAGTATCGTAGCAGCATATGTGGTCGGTGAGGGAGGGAAGGTCGTCGGTATAGAGGGGAGTCCGACGATTTCGTTATTGACGAAAATAGGATTAAAGCTTTATCAGCATGAAAACTGGAATATGGTACAAGCAATGCGTTCCATTGACGTACAAGAAGGGAACCATCTTCCATACTTGGAAAAGCTGGAAACAGACAGCTTTGATGTTGTTTATTTCGATCCGATGTTTGAGGAATCCATATTGTCTTCTGATGGAATCAATCCATTGAAGAAACATGCAATCTATGAAACGATGACAGAAAAAGGGATCGAAGAAGCAAAGCGTGTCGCACGAAAACGTGTCGTATTGAAAGATCATTGGAAAAGTAAACGCTTTGAACGATTCGGATTCAAAGTGGAAAAACGCAAAACCTCGGCTTTCCACTTCGGTCATATTGATCTGGTGTCAGACACTTCCGACAAAGACTGTTAATCCAAAGGTTTCTTGAGGTGCCTGACACTTCACTAACAGAAGGCAGGGAAAATGATGAAGGAAACGTGGAAAGCTTACAGGGAAATGGACCGTAATGTATGGATCAGATTTATCGGTGAGTCGATAAATGGGATAGCCTTTATGATGCTGTTACCGTTCTTGGCCCTTTATTTGAAAGATCGAGTCGATCATATTTGGGAGGTCGGAATTGTAATGGGGGTATCCCCATTAGCATCTGTCATAGGGACGATGATTGGTGGCCGGCTGGCTGATTTATACGGTAGAAAGCCATTGATGGTTGGATCCATGGCGGGAAATGGCGTCGTCATGCTCGGGTTTGTTTGGTTCGATGATTTTTGGTCTTTCGTCGTCTTGTCACTTTTGCTTGGATTTTTCAATTCGTTGTTCCATCCAGCAGCAAGTGCGATGGTCGCAGACGTAACGGAACCGGAGAAGCGTACGGAAGCTTTCGGCCTCCTCCGTATGGGGCATAATATCGGGGCTGCAATCGGTCCACTTATAGGCGCATCCGTCGTGCTTTTCTCGAAATCGATCATCTTTATGATTTCAGCGATGAGTATGTTTTTTTATGCGTTGATTGTCATCCTTTGGATCAGGGAAAGTTTACCCAAATCGATTGTGAAAGCGGAATCTGACAAGGAAAAAACGC from Pseudalkalibacillus sp. SCS-8 includes the following:
- a CDS encoding YjcZ family sporulation protein; this translates as MKKYMPKKKEMMDYGYDHCYPMHHGYHDGYGGWDGYGFVIIVVLFILLIIVGCTCAGGKGKD
- a CDS encoding class I SAM-dependent methyltransferase — protein: MIITTGGKARSHLRSRARELGMELGIKYIERSNQSIEKLLEMTGEGIVVVEKERIKLYAQSDEDPIFFHPNSSMFRIKRLQKGEDDPLIRNTGLQEGMSFLDCTLGWASDSIVAAYVVGEGGKVVGIEGSPTISLLTKIGLKLYQHENWNMVQAMRSIDVQEGNHLPYLEKLETDSFDVVYFDPMFEESILSSDGINPLKKHAIYETMTEKGIEEAKRVARKRVVLKDHWKSKRFERFGFKVEKRKTSAFHFGHIDLVSDTSDKDC